The nucleotide sequence CTCGCTGCCGTTCGGGCGGCCAGGATTCTAACACATAATCGACGATGGCGACCACCTCGGGAAAAAGCACCGCCACATTGAGCATGCAGCAGCTTCCACATCCGGCCTGGCAGGCAATCTCCTCGTGGTCGGTGAGATGTTCATCCAGTTCCGCCTCGGCCGTCGCGACGACCTGCCCCATCAATCCCTTGAGATCGATCTCTTCGGCCGGAACAGAAAGCTGTTCCATAACCATGGTATGAATTTTTTCCTGATACTGCCGGACATCGAAATCTGTCGTCATATTGCCTCCCGGAAAGCACACGCAAAACAACCATTGTTTTAATAATCATAGCGGCCCGCTTCCGGGAGGCAACCTTGCCGCCGCGCCTTTTTCCTTTTACACTCCGGGGATTTCGCGCGAAATAATACATTCAGATTATGCTTGCCAAACGTAAACAGGTCTGGCAGTATCTTAAGCCTCGCTAATCCCCCTACCCTCCTTCCCCTGAGGTGGCTCCATGGAACTCACAATTGATTACGAGTGTCCCCAGTGCAAATCCAGCTCCCACCAGCGTCTTTCTGACATCTCTCCCGGCAAGATCCGCAAATGTGCCCGCTGCGGCAGCCCTCTGGTGCTGACCATCGAGGGGTTGCGTGGCTTCGAGCGAGCGTTGCATGCTTATTGCCATCCCTGACCCCAAGCCTTATCCACTGATTCGACGTATTCGGGCCTGCCTCGGGCAGGCCCGTCGTTTTTTCCCCTTTGTTCTCCTGACGTTTCTCGCCTTTTCGTTGCCGGCGACGGCGGCGTCACCCCGCTCCGACCAACCCTCCCTTGACGAACGTCTCGGCCAGATGCTCATGGTCGGCTTTCGCGGCACGAACGTCGCCGACGATCATTTCATCCTCCGTGACATCCGCAACCATCACCTTGGCGGCGTCATCCTCTTCGACTACGATCTGAAAAGCCGCAAATATGGCCGCAATATCGCTTCGCCGGAGCAGTTGCGCGCGCTGACCGACCGCCTGCGTCGGGAAGCGCAAAAGCCCCTGCTCATCGCCATCGACCAGGAAGGCGGACGGGTCAACCGTCTCGCCCCCCGCTACGGCTTTCCCGCGACCCTCTCCCACGAGGAACTGGGGCGGCTTGACGATCCGGCGGAGACGACCCGCCGCGCCGCCGCCCAGGCCCGCACCCTGAGGGAGGCCGGAATCAATTTCAATCTGGCGCCGGTGGTCGACCTGCGGGTCAATCCCGACAACCCGGTGATCGCCCGCTACGGCCGCGCCTTCGCCGCCGATCCCGGCAAGGTCACGGCCCAGGCTCGGGCCTATATCGCCGGGCACCGACAAGAGGGTGTGCTGACCTGCCTCAAGCACTTCCCCGGTCACGGCAGCTCCACCGCCGACTCCCACCTCGGCTTCACCGACGTCAGCGGCAGCTGGCGCGAAGAGGAACTCATTCCCTACCGGGAACTCGTCGCCGCCGGCCTGGCCGACGCGGTGATGACAGCCCACGTCTTCAACGCCCAACTCGACAAGGAGCTCCCCGCCACCCTCTCCCCCGCCGTGATCGACGGCCTGCTGCGCAAGGAACTCGGCTTTTCCGGGCCGGTCCTCTCCGACGACCTGCAGATGGCTGCCATCAGTGCCCGCCACAACCTGCCCGAGGCGGTCGAAAAAGCGGTGCTGGCCGGGGTCGATATCCTCGTTTTCGGCAACAACCTCGCCTACGACGAAGAGATCGTCCCCCGCGTCCTCGCCATCCTCCGCGATCTGCTCCGGCGTGGGATAATCGACGAGGCCCGTATCGACGCCTCCTGGCGCCGCATCCAAAAGCTCAAAGATTCTCTCCCCGCCGTCGAGCGCAATCATCCTTGACAAGCCCACTCCCCCTGGGAAAGGATGGATTTCATCCCCTTTTCCAGGAGCCTCCATGCGCCCCAACCTGACCCTCATCGGCATGCCCGGCGCCGGCAAGAGCACCGTCGGCGTCATCCTCGCCAAGGACCTCGCCTTCGGCTTCGTCGACACCGACATCCTCATCCAGATCAACCGACAAAAACCCCTGCAACGGATTCTCGATGAAAGCGGCCATCTCGAACTGCGGCGCATCGAGGAAGAAGAAATCCTCAAGCTCAACGTCGAACACCAGGTCATCGCCACCGGCGGCAGCGCCGTCTACAGCGACCGGGCCATGGACCATCTGCGGCAGATTTCGCGCATCGTCTTTATCGACGTGGAATTCGAGGAAATCAGTCGCCGGATCAGGAACTTCGCCAGCCGGGGGATCGCCAAGGCACCAAACCAGAGCTTTCACGAACTCTATCTCGAACGCCAGGCCCTCTACCGGCGCCATGCCGACCTGCGCGTCGACGGCAACCGCCTTTCCCAGGAGGAACTGGCCGCGCACATCGCCGATCTCTACCGGCAAGGGGCCTGACCACCCATGGCCAACGCCATTATCCATCTCGACATGGACGCCTTCTACGCCTCGGTGGAACAGCACGACCAGCCCGAGTTGCGCGGTCGCCCGGTCATCGTCGGCGGGAGCCGCGAGCGCGGCGTGGTCGCGGCCTGTTCCTACGAAGCCCGCCCCTTCGGCGTGCGCAGCGCCCTGCCGATGAGCCGAGCCCTGCGCCTCTGCCCCGAGGCGGTCGTACTGCCGGTGCGCATGGCCCGCTACCAGGAGGTGTCGCGGCAGGTTTTCGCCATCTTCGGGCGCTACACCGACCGCATCGAACCGCTCTCGGTCGATGAAGCCTTTCTCGACGTGACCGGCTGCGAACGGCTCTTCGGCACACCCCAGGAGATCGCCCAACGGATACGCCGGGAGGTGCGGGAGGAACTGGGTTTGGCGATCAGCGCCGGGGTCGCGCCCAACAAGTTCCTCGCCAAGCTCGCCTCGGAAAGCGCCAAGCCCGACGGCCTGCTGGAAATCGCGCCGGAGCGGGTGGACGAGTTCCTATTGCCGCTGCCGGTGGAACGGATCTGGGGAGTCGGGAACAAGGCGGCGCAGCAACTGCACCTCCAGGGCTGCCGCACGGTCGCCGATCTGCGCCGGCTCTCCGTGGCGCAACTGACGCGCCTCTTCGGCGTCTGGGGGGAACGGCTTTACCATCTGGCGCGGGGGGAGGACGAACGGGCGGTGGAAGTCGATACCCCGGCCAAATCCTACGGCGCCGAGGAAACCTTCGCCGTCGATTTGACCCACAAGGAGGATCTGCATCGCGAACTGCTGGCGCAGGCGGAAAAGGTCGCAGCCCGCCTGCGTCGTCACGGGCAGAGCGGCCGGGTACTGACCCTCAAGGTGCGCTACGCCGACTTCGAAACCCTCACCCGTCGCCTCACCCTGCCCGAACCGACCGCCCACGGCAAAACCCTTTACCGCGCCGCCCTCGATCTGCTGCAACGCACCGAAGCCGGAGAACGCCCAGTGCGCCTCCTCGGCCTCAGCGTCGCCGGCCTCGAAGACCCCGCCGCCCGCCAACCGACCCTCTTTCCCGACCCCGACGAACAACGGCAAACCGCCCTCGACACCGCCCTCGACCGCCTCAACCGTCGCTTCGGCCAGGGGCAGGTACGGCGGGGGGATTTGTTAAACGAGGAATGAGGAATGAGGAATGAGGAATGAGGAATGAGGAATGAGGAATGAGGAATGAGGAATGAGGAATGAGGGGTGAGGGGTGAGGGGTGAGGGGTGAGGGGTGAGGAGTTAAATCAGCGTCACCAGTTCGGAATAGCGGGCGAGGGCGCGGTCGCAGGTCAGCAGACGCAGGGGCTCGGCGAGGGCTTGGGCGATGAGCATGCGATCGAAGGGATCGCGATGGAAGTCGGGGAGTTGCCGCACGGCCGCGGCGTGGTCCCAGGAGATGTCAAGGGGCGTGAAACCGGATTCGCGCAACCCCTCCAGGAATCCGTCCTGATCGATCTTGAGTTTGCCGAGGGCGGCCTTGATGCTCACCTCCCAGACCGAAACCGCGCTGACGTAGACCGTCTCGGCCCGACCGATCAGCGCGCGGCTTTCCGACGACAAGGCCGGATCGTCGGCGAGGACCCAGAGCAGCACATGGGTATCGAGCAGCAGTCTCATGCTTCCCCCTCGAAGGCCCGTTGCAGTTCGTCCGGCAGCGGCGCGTCAAAATCCTCGGCGATTTCAATCTCTCCCTTCATCACCCCGAAGCGGATGCCAGGCGCCGGAGCGGCATCCAGCGGAACCAGCCGGACGGCGGGTTTACCGGCCTTGGCGATGACGATCTCCTCCCCCGCCATCGCCGCGTCGACCAGCCGGGAAAAGTGGGTTTTGGCTTCATGGATATTGACTCTCGGCATACCGGCCTCCGTTGTAAAGTAATGGACTAAGCTTAGTCCATGCCGGAGCGTTGTGCAACGTCGAATCCGGACAGGCCGAAAAACCCGAAAAACCCTTGACGCAACGGTCGACCCGCATTACCATCCCGGCATTAATTTTTTTTCGTGTTGATGGGATGGGGAGGGACGGATGAACGAGATTACCGAGGATTGATAGAAACGCCGCCTGCGGATTGACCGTGGGCGGCGTTTGTGTACTTGACAAAGACAGGTGGATTTAAGGCAAAAATAAATATGCCCCTTTTCTGTTAATGAGTGATTATGACAAACGAACAGATACTGTTAACTATTGTCTCTTCTTTGTTGTCCGGGATAATTGGCGTTTTCATTTCTTCTTTGTTTTATTCACGACTCGAAAAAAGGAAAATGAAAATTGAAACAGCACGAAAAATGTTTGGCGCTCGACAC is from Desulfuromonas acetexigens and encodes:
- a CDS encoding type II toxin-antitoxin system Phd/YefM family antitoxin gives rise to the protein MPRVNIHEAKTHFSRLVDAAMAGEEIVIAKAGKPAVRLVPLDAAPAPGIRFGVMKGEIEIAEDFDAPLPDELQRAFEGEA
- a CDS encoding type II toxin-antitoxin system VapC family toxin; protein product: MRLLLDTHVLLWVLADDPALSSESRALIGRAETVYVSAVSVWEVSIKAALGKLKIDQDGFLEGLRESGFTPLDISWDHAAAVRQLPDFHRDPFDRMLIAQALAEPLRLLTCDRALARYSELVTLI
- a CDS encoding shikimate kinase, with the translated sequence MRPNLTLIGMPGAGKSTVGVILAKDLAFGFVDTDILIQINRQKPLQRILDESGHLELRRIEEEEILKLNVEHQVIATGGSAVYSDRAMDHLRQISRIVFIDVEFEEISRRIRNFASRGIAKAPNQSFHELYLERQALYRRHADLRVDGNRLSQEELAAHIADLYRQGA
- the dinB gene encoding DNA polymerase IV: MANAIIHLDMDAFYASVEQHDQPELRGRPVIVGGSRERGVVAACSYEARPFGVRSALPMSRALRLCPEAVVLPVRMARYQEVSRQVFAIFGRYTDRIEPLSVDEAFLDVTGCERLFGTPQEIAQRIRREVREELGLAISAGVAPNKFLAKLASESAKPDGLLEIAPERVDEFLLPLPVERIWGVGNKAAQQLHLQGCRTVADLRRLSVAQLTRLFGVWGERLYHLARGEDERAVEVDTPAKSYGAEETFAVDLTHKEDLHRELLAQAEKVAARLRRHGQSGRVLTLKVRYADFETLTRRLTLPEPTAHGKTLYRAALDLLQRTEAGERPVRLLGLSVAGLEDPAARQPTLFPDPDEQRQTALDTALDRLNRRFGQGQVRRGDLLNEE
- a CDS encoding glycoside hydrolase family 3 N-terminal domain-containing protein, with amino-acid sequence MLIAIPDPKPYPLIRRIRACLGQARRFFPFVLLTFLAFSLPATAASPRSDQPSLDERLGQMLMVGFRGTNVADDHFILRDIRNHHLGGVILFDYDLKSRKYGRNIASPEQLRALTDRLRREAQKPLLIAIDQEGGRVNRLAPRYGFPATLSHEELGRLDDPAETTRRAAAQARTLREAGINFNLAPVVDLRVNPDNPVIARYGRAFAADPGKVTAQARAYIAGHRQEGVLTCLKHFPGHGSSTADSHLGFTDVSGSWREEELIPYRELVAAGLADAVMTAHVFNAQLDKELPATLSPAVIDGLLRKELGFSGPVLSDDLQMAAISARHNLPEAVEKAVLAGVDILVFGNNLAYDEEIVPRVLAILRDLLRRGIIDEARIDASWRRIQKLKDSLPAVERNHP